One Ascaphus truei isolate aAscTru1 chromosome 9, aAscTru1.hap1, whole genome shotgun sequence genomic region harbors:
- the POMT2 gene encoding LOW QUALITY PROTEIN: protein O-mannosyl-transferase 2 (The sequence of the model RefSeq protein was modified relative to this genomic sequence to represent the inferred CDS: inserted 2 bases in 2 codons; substituted 1 base at 1 genomic stop codon) has protein sequence MLRAAAVPAEPGSERGRSGRPRVKEAGAGGSWAPLCLVILLSFSTRFYRLAEPPHVCWDETHFGKMGSYYINRTFFFDVHPPLGKMLIGLAGHLSGYNGSFSFLKPGQNYETHNYMGMRGFCAFLGSWLPPFAFLIVLELSKSLPAALLTATMIILDTGCITLSQYILLDPILMFFILGAQLCMVKFHSCADRPFSSPWWLWLSFTGVNLAGALGVKFVGLFVVILVGVTTAWDMWQLLGNLSLTLDTVLRHLASRVLCLILLPLTLYSLIFAVHFTVLNKSGPGDGFFSSAFQSRLIGNNLHNASMPEHLAYGSLITMKNLRTAAGYLHSHWHLYPEGVGARQQQVTTYSHKDQNNLWIIKKHDSDYDPAAPLEFVRHGDIIRLEHKVTGRNLHSHLREAPLTKKHVQVTAYGTNGTGDFNDYWRIEVVGGKGRSRVKVLRSRIRLLHLSAGCMLGSTGKALPKWGWEQGEVTCSPYLRETPSTLWNVEDHENPRRNSDISKSVLKPSFLELLAESHVVMVRANSGLKPKEHEVTXKPWHWPINYQGLRFSGVNATDYRIYLLGIQXVIWWLNLGCLXLYVLVVLCSAVCLQRGVYMSDHGKESCEVLLRGGGQLMLGWLLHYCPFYFMGRVLYFHHYFPAMLFSSMLTGLTCPVLLKFCTGVLCPETQRTVYRSGACSLLLILIYSFYLFHPLSYGMVGPLAEEPESPMSGLRWLESWDF, from the exons CTGGGATGAAACCCATTTTGGAAAGATGGGCAGTTATTACATAAACAGGACGTTTTTCTTTGATGTTCACCCACCCCTGGGGAAG ATGCTGATTGGACTTGCTGGTCACCTGAGTGGTTACAACGGATCCTTTTCCTTCCTGAAGCCGGGGCAGAATTATGAAACGCACAACTACATGGGCATGAGAGGG TTCTGTGCCTTCCTGGGGTCCTGGCTGCCTCCCTTTGCTTTTCTCATTGTCCTGGAGCTGTCCAAGTcgctgcctgcagctctgctcaCGGCGACCATGATCATTTTGG ACACCGGGTGTATCACTCTGTCCCAGTACATCCTGCTGGACCCCATCCTGATGTTCTTCATCCTGGGAGCCCAGCTGTGCATGGTGAAGTTTCACTCGTGTGCGGACAG ACCTTTCAGCTCCCCCTGGTGGCTGTGGCTGAGTTTTACCGGTGTGAATTTGGCAGGTGCTCTGGGGGTGAAGTTCGTGGGACTCTTCGTGGTGATCTTGGTGGGAGTGACCACGGCGTGGGACATGTGGCAGCTGCTTGGGAACCTGAGTCTGACGTTG GATACAGTACTCCGGCACTTGGCCTCCCGCGTCCTCTGCCTAATCTTGCTGCCGCTCACGCTCTACTCGCTCATCTTTGCCGTACATTTTACCGTGCTAAATAAAAG CGGCCCCGGGGATGGGTTTTTCAGCTCTGCCTTCCAGTCCCGTCTGATCGGAAACAACCTGCATAACGCCTCCATGCCAGAGC ACCTGGCTTACGGTTCTCTTATCACCATGAAGAATCTTCGCACGGCCGCTGGGTACCTGCACTCACACTGGCACCTGTACCCAGAGGGGGTGGGAGCGCGGCAGCAACAG GTCACCACGTATTCACACAAGGATCAGAACAACCTGTGGATTATAAAGAAACATGACAGTGATTACG ATCCCGCAGCGCCCCTGGAGTTTGTGCGACACGGAGACATTATCCGCCTGGAGCACAAAGT GACGGGGCGGAACCTGCATAGTCACCTGCGAGAGGCGCCGCTCACCAAGAAACACGTGCAGGTGACGGCGTATGGCACG AACGGGACAGGCGACTTCAACGATTACTGGAGGATTGAGGTGGTCGGAGGCAAAGGCAGGAGCCGGGTTAAAGTTCTGCGAAGCCGGATCCGCCTCCTGCACCTGTCTGCGGGCTGCATGCTCGGCTCCACCGGGAAAGCTCTGCCCAAATG GGGCTGGGAGCAGGGGGAGGTCACGTGCAGCCCTTATCTCAGGGAGACCCCCAGTACCCTCTGGAACGTGGAGGATCACGAGAACCCACGGCGTAA TTCCGACATCAGCAAGTCCGTGCTGAAGCCCTCCTTCCTGGAGCTCCTCGCGGAGTCTCACGTCGTGATGGTCCGG GCAAACAGTGGCCTAAAACCCAAGGAACATGAGGTGA CCAAACCCTGGCACTGGCCGATCAACTACCAG GGTCTGCGTTTCTCTGGTGTCAACGCCACCGATTATCGCATATATCTACTGGGCATCCAGTGA GTCATCTGGTGGCTGAACCTTGGCTGTC GCCTCTATGTTCTCGTGGTACTCTGTTCCGCTGTCTGTCTGCAACGTGGCGTCTACATGTCTGACCACGGGAAAG AGAGCTGTGAGGTGCTCCTGCGAGGTGGGGGGCAGTTGATGCTGGGGTGGCTGCTCCATTACTGCCCTTTCTACTTCATGGGCCGGGTGCTCTATTTCCACCACTACTTCCCAGCCATGCTCTTCTCCAGCATGCTGACGG GTCTGACCTGTCCTGTCCTGCTGAAGTTCTGCACTGGAGTTCTGTGTCCTGAAACCCAGCGCACGGTGTATCGGTCCGGGGCCTGCTCCCTACTCCTTATCCTCATATACAG CTTCTACCTCTTCCACCCGCTCTCGTATGGCATGGTGGGGCCTCTCGCAGAGGAGCCGGAGAGTCCCATGTCCGGGCTGCGCTGGCTGGAATCCTGGGACTTCTAA